One Catillopecten margaritatus gill symbiont DNA window includes the following coding sequences:
- the pyrG gene encoding CTP synthase: MSTKYIFITGGVVSSLGKGIASASLATLLESRGLNVTMLKLDPYINVDPGTMSPFQHGEVFVTNDGAETDLDLGHYERFVRLQLGKKNNFTAGRVYQRVIERERRGDYLGATVQIVPHITNEIKELAQAGAKGADVALVEIGGTAGDIESLPFLEAIRQMSLELGRENTLFIHLTLLPYLKVAGELKTKPTQHSVKELRGIGIQPDILICRSEHPLPDDERAKIALFTNVASDAVFTSLDVDTIYKVPRALYEQGLDEIVVKKLSLNCQPTNLSEWDSVIEKLNAPTADINIAMVGKYMDLTEAYKSLSEALLHAGINTQTKVNIHYFDSEEIEKTGAGCLSEMSAILVPGGFGNRGVEGKIATVTYARENNIPYLGICLGMQVAVIEYARNVANMGGANSTEFDALTPHPVVGLITEWKDEDGSTQTRDSDSDMGGTMRLGGQECVLTQNSKAKEIYDKEVITERHRHRYEVNDRLIDKLEDAGLKISGRSMDGTLVEMVEIPNHPWFVACQFHPEFTSSPRDGHPLFESFVKAATEAHNLILSS; the protein is encoded by the coding sequence ATGTCAACAAAATATATATTTATTACAGGCGGTGTGGTTTCTTCTTTAGGTAAGGGCATTGCTTCTGCTTCTCTCGCAACTCTCTTAGAATCTCGTGGTCTGAATGTGACCATGCTCAAATTAGACCCTTATATTAATGTTGATCCAGGCACAATGAGTCCATTCCAGCATGGTGAAGTTTTTGTGACTAATGATGGTGCAGAGACGGATTTGGACTTAGGGCATTACGAGCGATTTGTGCGTTTACAACTGGGTAAGAAAAACAATTTTACCGCAGGACGTGTGTATCAACGCGTAATTGAGCGTGAACGAAGGGGCGATTATCTCGGTGCAACGGTGCAGATTGTGCCACACATCACTAACGAAATTAAAGAATTGGCACAAGCAGGTGCAAAAGGTGCGGATGTTGCTTTGGTTGAGATTGGTGGCACAGCAGGTGATATCGAGTCATTGCCGTTTTTAGAAGCAATTAGGCAAATGAGTCTTGAATTAGGGCGTGAAAATACTTTATTCATTCATCTAACTTTGCTACCTTATCTCAAAGTCGCAGGCGAACTCAAGACCAAGCCAACACAGCATTCCGTCAAAGAATTGCGTGGGATTGGCATCCAGCCAGACATTTTGATTTGTCGCTCTGAGCATCCGCTGCCAGACGATGAGCGTGCCAAAATTGCGTTATTTACTAATGTTGCCTCGGATGCGGTCTTTACTTCGTTGGATGTTGATACCATTTATAAAGTACCAAGAGCCTTGTATGAACAAGGGTTGGACGAAATAGTGGTGAAAAAATTATCCCTAAATTGCCAACCAACAAATTTAAGTGAGTGGGATAGCGTGATTGAGAAGCTCAATGCACCGACTGCGGATATTAATATTGCTATGGTGGGCAAATATATGGATTTGACCGAGGCGTATAAATCATTGTCAGAAGCCTTATTGCACGCAGGCATTAACACGCAAACTAAAGTCAACATCCATTATTTCGACTCTGAAGAAATTGAGAAAACAGGCGCAGGCTGCCTGAGTGAAATGAGTGCAATTTTAGTGCCAGGCGGGTTTGGCAATCGTGGTGTTGAAGGCAAAATTGCGACAGTAACCTATGCACGAGAAAACAATATTCCATACCTAGGCATTTGCCTAGGTATGCAGGTTGCCGTGATTGAATATGCTCGCAATGTGGCAAATATGGGGGGTGCAAATAGTACCGAATTTGATGCATTGACACCTCATCCAGTCGTGGGTTTGATTACTGAATGGAAGGACGAAGATGGCAGTACACAAACCCGTGATTCAGATTCTGATATGGGCGGCACAATGCGTTTGGGTGGGCAAGAATGTGTGTTGACACAGAACTCAAAAGCCAAAGAAATTTACGACAAAGAAGTCATTACTGAGCGCCATCGTCATCGTTACGAAGTCAACGATAGGCTGATTGATAAATTAGAAGATGCAGGATTGAAAATTTCTGGTCGTTCAATGGATGGCACCTTGGTGGAAATGGTCGAAATTCCAAATCACCCCTGGTTTGTGGCTTGCCAATTCCACCCAGAATTTACTTCATCGCCTCGTGATGGGCATCCGTTATTTGAGAGTTTTGTTAAAGCTGCAACTGAAGCGCATAATCTTATTTTATCTTCGTGA
- the der gene encoding GTPase Der: protein MPVISLVGRPNVGKSTIFNRLSSSRQALVSDFEGLTRDRQYAEILFDEETQTQATIIDTGGLTQQDNVIDNGIQTQVLNALEESDVIYFIVSARDGVIGLDREIAAQLRKLKKEIILVCNKAEGLDPSLAAEFYALGMGEPQLISAEHSQGLGDLIDYTLPRFPKEEEIEVEEEDIEGIAVAVLGRPNVGKSTLINRILGEERVLAIDMPGTTRDSIYIPFEREGQEYTLIDTAGIRRKRATHEKIEIFSIIKAKEALDRSHVVILVLDASEGVTEQDATLLGMIGEKGRALLIVINKWDGLDEYQKQEVKRKLEVKLSFVNYASVHYISALHGSGVGKLFAPISKAFTNAGRKFSTPELNIILEKANAGHQPPPVKGRRLKIKYVNQTDTFPPTLTFHGNHLQSVPNAYDRYLKNFFIEALGLTNTPMRIEYKSGENPFKGKKNELNARQIAKKRRLMKFIKKKK from the coding sequence ATGCCCGTCATCTCACTCGTTGGACGCCCAAATGTGGGTAAGTCCACAATTTTTAATCGTTTAAGCAGTTCTCGTCAGGCACTCGTGTCGGACTTTGAGGGATTGACACGCGACCGTCAATATGCGGAAATACTGTTTGACGAAGAAACACAAACTCAAGCGACCATTATTGACACAGGTGGTTTAACTCAGCAAGACAATGTGATTGACAACGGCATTCAAACTCAAGTATTAAATGCCCTTGAAGAATCCGATGTTATTTATTTCATCGTTAGTGCACGCGATGGTGTTATCGGATTAGACAGGGAAATTGCTGCACAATTACGAAAACTCAAAAAAGAAATTATCTTAGTGTGCAACAAAGCCGAAGGTTTAGACCCTTCTTTGGCAGCAGAATTTTATGCCTTGGGTATGGGCGAACCCCAGCTTATTTCGGCAGAACACAGTCAGGGGCTTGGTGATTTGATTGACTACACCCTACCCCGTTTTCCAAAAGAGGAAGAAATTGAAGTCGAAGAAGAAGATATTGAAGGCATTGCTGTGGCAGTTTTGGGCAGACCGAATGTAGGAAAATCCACTTTAATTAATCGTATCTTGGGCGAAGAACGCGTCTTAGCCATCGATATGCCTGGCACAACTCGCGACAGCATTTACATCCCTTTCGAGCGTGAAGGGCAAGAATACACCTTGATTGACACCGCAGGCATTCGTCGTAAACGCGCTACTCACGAAAAGATTGAAATCTTCTCAATCATCAAAGCCAAAGAAGCCCTAGACCGCTCACATGTTGTGATATTAGTGCTTGACGCAAGCGAAGGCGTAACCGAACAAGATGCCACTTTACTCGGTATGATTGGCGAAAAAGGCAGAGCCTTATTGATTGTCATCAACAAATGGGACGGCTTAGACGAATACCAAAAACAAGAAGTTAAACGCAAATTAGAAGTGAAATTATCATTCGTCAATTACGCCTCCGTGCATTACATCTCCGCCCTTCACGGCTCAGGTGTGGGTAAATTATTCGCACCAATTAGCAAGGCTTTTACTAATGCAGGGAGAAAATTTAGCACACCAGAATTAAACATCATCCTAGAAAAAGCCAACGCAGGACACCAGCCACCCCCTGTCAAAGGCAGGCGTTTAAAAATTAAATATGTCAATCAAACCGACACATTCCCACCCACATTAACTTTCCACGGTAACCATTTACAAAGCGTGCCGAATGCGTATGACCGTTATTTAAAAAACTTTTTTATCGAGGCTTTGGGTTTAACAAATACACCGATGCGTATTGAATATAAAAGTGGTGAAAACCCATTCAAAGGCAAAAAGAACGAATTAAATGCAAGGCAAATTGCTAAGAAGCGTCGTTTGATGAAGTTTATTAAGAAAAAGAAATAA
- a CDS encoding hypothetical protein (UPF0070 protein HI_0370), whose product MQYTILEDEKMKNFIEVGKTEDEQAEQIKKWLRENLPYIIIGISLGLGGIWGFGYYETEQYEKALQARGNYLSVVANPNDTKALESLEQNAGTYAQQAELVLAKQAVEKGDYPSAIAHLLPLTKSKNQFLMHNAKIRAASVYLEMQKLDEALALLDDNTNLAFGAMYDHIKGDIYFAKQDITNARKYYKAALEQLPTDSQLVNLIQIKLNDLN is encoded by the coding sequence ATGCAATACACTATTTTAGAGGATGAAAAAATGAAAAATTTTATTGAAGTGGGTAAGACCGAAGACGAACAGGCAGAGCAAATCAAAAAGTGGTTGAGAGAAAATCTACCGTATATTATTATCGGTATTTCTTTGGGTTTGGGGGGTATTTGGGGATTCGGTTATTATGAAACTGAGCAATACGAAAAAGCCCTGCAAGCGCGTGGCAACTACCTTTCTGTGGTCGCCAATCCGAATGACACAAAAGCATTAGAATCACTGGAACAAAATGCAGGCACTTATGCACAACAAGCTGAATTGGTACTAGCAAAACAAGCAGTGGAAAAGGGTGACTATCCGAGTGCGATCGCCCATTTATTGCCATTGACCAAAAGTAAAAATCAATTTTTAATGCACAATGCGAAAATCAGAGCTGCCAGTGTTTATTTAGAAATGCAAAAATTAGACGAGGCACTTGCACTCTTAGACGACAATACCAATCTCGCCTTTGGTGCTATGTATGACCATATCAAAGGTGATATTTATTTTGCTAAGCAGGATATTACGAATGCCAGAAAATATTATAAAGCGGCTTTAGAGCAATTACCAACCGATTCACAACTGGTTAATTTAATTCAAATCAAACTCAACGATTTAAATTAA
- the hisS gene encoding Histidine--tRNA ligase → MMRIYRLFLAMSGKINAILYFPILMSNKINAIRGMNDLLPKDSALWLSLEKTIFELFISYGFKNLRTPVVEKTDTFHRAIGKATDIVEKEMYTWEDSNGDLLSLRPENTAGVVRCMIEHNLPREGIQKVFYQGAMFRHERPQKGRYRQFHQIGAEVFGADNAKIDAELIAMTHSLWQNLGLKNVQLEINTLGSAEARANYREVLVAYFTVHKDQLDEDSTRRLTTNPLRILDSKNEDLQMLIEAAPKLMDHLDAESAQHFEEFKGYLDCLDIPYIINTRLVRGLDYYNRTVFEWTTTDLGAQGTICAGGRYDGLVEQMGGKACPAVGFALGLERLILLLEEQGLSIGKEVKSIYMVALGDKAQRKSMQIAEQIHQALPEVTLYNDITMGSFKSQFKKADKANADFAIILGEEEINNNQVAIKPLKGQGEQQNMSLEDAIHYFRG, encoded by the coding sequence ATGATGCGAATTTACAGGTTATTTTTGGCGATGAGTGGTAAAATAAACGCAATTTTATATTTTCCTATTTTAATGTCCAACAAAATCAATGCTATTCGTGGAATGAACGACCTGTTACCCAAAGATTCTGCCTTATGGTTGTCGCTGGAAAAAACAATCTTTGAATTGTTTATTTCCTATGGTTTTAAAAATCTACGCACACCTGTGGTGGAAAAAACGGATACTTTTCATCGTGCGATTGGCAAGGCAACGGATATTGTGGAAAAAGAGATGTACACTTGGGAAGATTCAAATGGCGATTTATTGAGCCTTCGCCCTGAAAATACGGCGGGCGTAGTGCGTTGTATGATTGAGCATAATTTACCGAGAGAAGGGATTCAAAAGGTATTTTATCAAGGGGCAATGTTTCGCCATGAGCGCCCACAGAAGGGGCGTTATCGTCAATTTCACCAAATTGGTGCGGAGGTTTTTGGTGCGGATAATGCTAAAATTGATGCAGAATTGATTGCAATGACGCATTCACTTTGGCAAAATTTGGGCTTGAAAAATGTGCAGTTGGAAATTAATACACTTGGGTCTGCTGAGGCTCGTGCGAATTATCGTGAAGTATTGGTTGCGTATTTCACTGTGCACAAAGACCAATTGGATGAGGATTCTACTCGCCGTTTAACAACAAATCCACTTAGAATTTTAGATTCTAAGAATGAAGACTTGCAAATGTTGATTGAAGCGGCACCGAAATTAATGGACCACCTTGATGCAGAATCTGCACAACATTTTGAGGAATTTAAAGGGTATTTGGATTGTCTGGATATTCCCTATATTATCAACACTCGCTTAGTGCGTGGTTTGGATTATTACAACCGCACCGTTTTTGAATGGACGACAACGGATTTAGGGGCACAAGGCACGATTTGTGCGGGGGGTCGTTATGATGGCTTGGTCGAGCAAATGGGAGGTAAGGCTTGCCCTGCGGTTGGTTTTGCTTTGGGGTTGGAGCGTTTGATTTTGTTACTAGAAGAGCAAGGCTTGTCTATTGGCAAAGAGGTTAAGTCGATTTATATGGTCGCACTCGGCGATAAGGCACAACGCAAATCGATGCAAATTGCTGAGCAAATCCATCAAGCATTACCTGAGGTAACTCTCTATAATGACATCACGATGGGAAGTTTTAAATCGCAATTTAAGAAAGCTGATAAAGCAAATGCAGATTTTGCGATTATTTTAGGTGAGGAAGAAATTAACAACAATCAAGTGGCAATCAAGCCACTCAAAGGTCAAGGCGAGCAGCAAAATATGAGCCTTGAAGATGCAATACACTATTTTAGAGGATGA
- a CDS encoding IS30 family transposase ISPlu1 — protein sequence MYKQLTSEERHYIAIGIKQGMSKNKIAQNLNRSHSTIIREIARNTGKRGYRYNQANGFAQQRHQAKDKFVKLTIECKRLIDNCLKLDWSPEQVCGWLNANNVIQLHHESIYRYLLKDKADGGLLYQHLRHQGKPYRKRYGYAHNRTGIPNRIDIDQRPEAVNNRTVFGHWEADTIIGKAHKGAIVTLDERISKLRLAYPLNSKHKDGVSVAINTLLQPIKGFVHSITYDNGKEFAGHEKINKTIHCKSYFAKPYHSWERGQNENANGLLRQYFPKTISLVNIAYNEVKIAVNKLNSRPRKCLGFKTPYQVFFEMTGVDARQLGVVHL from the coding sequence ATGTACAAGCAACTAACCTCTGAAGAGAGGCATTATATCGCGATTGGAATTAAACAAGGCATGTCTAAGAATAAAATCGCACAAAACCTTAATCGCAGCCACTCTACCATTATTAGAGAGATTGCCCGTAACACGGGCAAGCGAGGCTATCGATACAATCAGGCTAATGGCTTTGCGCAGCAAAGACATCAAGCCAAAGATAAGTTTGTTAAATTAACCATTGAGTGTAAACGCTTGATTGACAATTGTCTAAAACTTGATTGGTCGCCTGAACAAGTCTGTGGTTGGCTTAATGCCAACAATGTCATTCAACTTCACCATGAGAGCATCTATCGTTATTTGCTCAAAGATAAAGCAGATGGTGGCTTGTTATATCAACACCTCAGACATCAGGGTAAGCCTTATAGAAAGCGTTATGGTTACGCGCATAATCGCACAGGCATTCCCAATCGTATTGATATTGACCAGCGCCCTGAGGCAGTTAATAATCGCACAGTATTTGGACATTGGGAGGCGGACACTATTATTGGTAAAGCCCACAAAGGTGCCATCGTAACGCTGGATGAGCGCATATCAAAGCTTAGACTGGCGTATCCGCTTAATAGCAAACACAAAGACGGTGTTAGTGTTGCCATCAATACCTTGCTTCAGCCTATTAAGGGTTTTGTACATTCAATTACCTATGACAATGGCAAGGAGTTCGCAGGACATGAGAAAATTAATAAAACAATCCATTGTAAGAGTTACTTTGCTAAGCCTTACCATAGCTGGGAACGTGGACAAAACGAAAACGCTAACGGCTTATTACGGCAATACTTCCCAAAGACAATATCTTTGGTAAATATTGCTTACAATGAAGTTAAAATAGCAGTGAATAAATTAAATTCTAGACCGAGAAAATGTCTAGGATTTAAAACACCTTACCAGGTGTTTTTTGAGATGACGGGTGTTGATGCTCGTCAATTGGGAGTTGTGCACTTATGA
- the cpdA gene encoding 3',5'-cyclic adenosine monophosphate phosphodiesterase CpdA — protein MNQFIQISDCHIDDIEQCMGVNSQQNLTRVIDEIALLESDALLISGDLTHNGTLTSYKILKQLLSPVQSDIFVIGGNHDSDNITAIFDDCLFKKISLGTWDIISVNSVQANKTSGFLPKNTLIKLDTQLNNSSAKHILIVLHHPIVPMKSTWDDTLSLENPEDLFTILAKHDKIQAVLFGHAHESAEFEKDGLKIIACPSTAVQFTDEKRIGFNYYTLNDDGHLHYETRWITS, from the coding sequence ATGAATCAATTTATTCAAATCAGCGATTGTCATATTGATGATATTGAGCAATGTATGGGGGTTAATAGTCAGCAAAATTTAACCCGTGTGATTGACGAAATTGCATTGCTGGAAAGCGATGCTTTATTGATTAGTGGCGACTTGACGCATAATGGCACACTCACTTCTTATAAAATATTAAAACAACTATTAAGCCCCGTGCAAAGCGATATTTTTGTCATTGGTGGCAATCACGATTCGGATAATATAACTGCCATATTTGACGATTGCTTGTTTAAAAAAATCTCATTAGGCACCTGGGATATTATCAGCGTGAACTCGGTGCAAGCTAATAAAACTAGCGGTTTCTTACCTAAAAACACACTAATTAAATTAGACACGCAGCTCAACAACTCAAGTGCTAAACACATCTTAATCGTCCTGCACCACCCCATTGTGCCAATGAAAAGCACTTGGGACGACACCTTATCTTTAGAAAACCCAGAAGATTTATTTACAATATTAGCCAAACACGATAAAATACAAGCCGTATTATTTGGACACGCACACGAATCGGCAGAGTTTGAAAAAGACGGTTTAAAAATCATTGCTTGCCCGTCAACAGCTGTGCAATTTACCGATGAAAAACGCATTGGATTTAATTATTACACACTCAATGACGATGGACACTTACACTATGAAACACGATGGATAACTTCTTAA
- the alr-1 gene encoding Alanine racemase — translation MSAVAVISQSALIHNLSIVKQKSSAKIVAMVKANAYGHHLDMVTPLIKNADVLAISSLTEVQALRQTTNRPILLLSGVSSPEELQQAIDLNCQVVAHHSSHIALINNSDKAVSVWVKIDTGMHRLGLSTDEYQHCLTDFNNNPRITIECVMSHFACADELDNPLNQVQLNTFEQSTNDEYNRSMANSAGILSNPNSHFEFIRPGIMLYGASPFTNDDCDLQPVMQLSAPVLSIKTIQAGEVVGYGATWMADKPTTLAVIGIGYGDGYPRHAKNGTPILINGTLCPLVGRVSMDMIVVNISAAKASVGDSAILWGDEKLRVETVAKYSDTLSYELLTGISNRVKFSQGK, via the coding sequence ATGAGTGCGGTTGCGGTTATTTCTCAATCTGCATTGATACACAACCTATCAATCGTTAAACAAAAATCCTCAGCAAAAATCGTAGCAATGGTAAAAGCCAACGCCTATGGACATCATTTGGATATGGTTACGCCTTTGATTAAAAATGCAGATGTTTTAGCGATAAGCTCACTAACAGAAGTGCAGGCATTACGCCAAACAACCAACCGCCCTATTTTATTATTATCAGGGGTTTCCTCCCCTGAAGAATTACAGCAAGCGATTGATTTAAATTGCCAAGTTGTTGCACATCATTCTTCACACATTGCATTGATTAATAACAGCGATAAAGCGGTCAGCGTTTGGGTAAAAATTGATACAGGAATGCACAGATTGGGTTTATCAACCGATGAATATCAACATTGTTTGACTGATTTTAATAACAACCCACGCATTACGATTGAGTGCGTGATGAGTCATTTTGCCTGTGCAGATGAATTGGACAATCCATTGAATCAAGTACAGCTTAACACCTTTGAACAATCTACAAATGACGAATATAACCGCTCCATGGCAAACTCCGCAGGGATTTTATCCAACCCCAATTCACATTTTGAGTTTATTCGCCCTGGCATTATGCTTTACGGCGCATCGCCTTTTACCAACGATGATTGCGACTTACAGCCAGTAATGCAATTATCCGCACCCGTGTTGTCAATTAAAACTATTCAAGCGGGCGAAGTGGTTGGCTATGGTGCAACTTGGATGGCTGACAAGCCAACTACCCTCGCCGTGATTGGCATTGGCTATGGCGATGGCTACCCCCGTCATGCCAAAAATGGCACACCAATTTTAATCAACGGCACACTATGTCCGCTAGTGGGGCGTGTTTCTATGGATATGATTGTGGTCAATATCAGTGCTGCTAAGGCATCTGTTGGTGACAGTGCAATTTTATGGGGGGATGAAAAATTGCGGGTTGAAACCGTGGCAAAATACAGCGACACCCTCAGTTATGAATTACTCACAGGCATTAGTAATCGCGTTAAATTCAGCCAAGGAAAATGA
- the dnaB gene encoding Replicative DNA helicase, with product MDIENAKIPPNSLESEQSVLGGLLMHNEAWDEVADVLTADDFYRPSHRIIFDAIHILLEHGEPADILTVKERLKKTGDEETVGGFEYLAQIAESTPSIANVKTYAQHVRELSVYRQLIMVSQQIADAAYHPKDIEVQELIDLSERKIFQIAEQITRGKQDVVNVKDITKNVANKAQEWAESKGSITGLETGFADLDEKTSGLQNGDLIIVAGRPSMGKTAFAMNVVGNVAIEQSKPVLVFSLEMPTEALTLRMISSFGHIDSKKIRKGEMTETDWNSFSHAITALDKNNILIDETPSITPTEIRAKARRVKRQYPELSLIMVDYLQLMTVHGKSENRVQEISEISRSLKALAKEIDVPVIALSQLNRGVESRPKAGKGRMPQMSDLRESGSIEQDADIIAFVYRDEQYHDESYSNPEEVGKADLMISKHRNGETGNIKLAWIGQYTRFENLANDSQMEYAPDEWQTEVADAHNMPNFDQGEVPNFETEAF from the coding sequence ATGGACATCGAAAACGCTAAAATACCGCCAAATTCCCTTGAGTCAGAGCAATCTGTACTCGGTGGTTTATTAATGCATAATGAAGCGTGGGACGAGGTAGCGGATGTGCTAACAGCGGATGATTTTTACCGACCTTCACATCGTATTATTTTTGATGCCATTCATATACTACTGGAACACGGTGAACCTGCGGATATTTTAACGGTTAAAGAGCGATTGAAAAAAACCGGTGATGAAGAGACTGTGGGGGGCTTTGAGTATTTAGCACAAATCGCTGAAAGTACACCAAGTATTGCGAATGTCAAAACCTATGCGCAACATGTGCGTGAGTTATCTGTTTACCGCCAGTTGATTATGGTCAGCCAACAGATTGCAGATGCGGCTTATCATCCAAAAGATATTGAAGTGCAGGAATTGATTGATTTGTCTGAAAGAAAGATTTTTCAGATTGCCGAGCAAATTACCCGTGGTAAACAGGATGTGGTGAATGTCAAAGACATCACTAAAAATGTGGCAAACAAAGCACAGGAATGGGCAGAGAGCAAAGGCTCTATCACGGGGTTAGAAACGGGTTTTGCCGATTTGGATGAAAAAACTTCGGGCTTACAAAATGGCGATTTAATCATTGTCGCTGGTCGTCCTTCAATGGGTAAAACGGCGTTTGCGATGAATGTGGTCGGCAATGTTGCGATTGAACAAAGTAAGCCTGTTTTGGTTTTCTCGTTAGAGATGCCGACTGAGGCGTTAACACTGAGAATGATTTCTTCATTCGGGCATATTGATAGCAAGAAAATTCGCAAGGGTGAGATGACGGAAACAGACTGGAACAGTTTTAGCCATGCGATTACAGCACTCGATAAAAACAATATTTTGATTGACGAAACCCCTTCTATTACCCCGACAGAAATTCGCGCAAAAGCACGCCGAGTCAAGCGACAATATCCCGAATTATCCTTGATTATGGTGGACTACTTGCAACTAATGACAGTGCACGGAAAAAGTGAAAATCGTGTGCAAGAAATTTCTGAAATTTCCCGTTCACTCAAAGCCCTTGCCAAAGAAATTGATGTGCCTGTAATTGCCTTGTCGCAGCTCAATCGTGGCGTTGAATCTCGCCCTAAAGCGGGTAAGGGGCGTATGCCACAAATGTCTGATTTGCGTGAATCAGGCTCGATTGAGCAGGATGCGGACATTATTGCTTTCGTCTATCGTGATGAACAATATCATGATGAGAGTTACTCCAACCCTGAGGAAGTGGGCAAGGCAGATTTGATGATTTCCAAGCATCGTAATGGCGAAACGGGGAATATCAAACTGGCGTGGATTGGGCAATATACTCGCTTTGAAAATTTGGCAAATGACTCTCAAATGGAATACGCACCTGATGAGTGGCAAACGGAAGTTGCTGATGCACACAATATGCCTAATTTTGACCAGGGTGAAGTACCTAATTTTGAAACTGAAGCATTTTAA
- the rplI gene encoding 50S ribosomal protein L9: MQVILLETIGKLGSLGDTANVKAGYARNFLIPQGKAKPATAANMAEFEAIKADLQAKETATINAATEKAAAMEGVVCTLKVNASEEGKLFGSITTADIVTSLAASGHEVEKRDINMSEAIHHIGEYDISVTLYTDIEVAVKVVVEASDEEQ, translated from the coding sequence ATGCAAGTAATTTTATTAGAAACAATTGGTAAGTTAGGTAGTCTAGGCGATACGGCGAATGTGAAAGCGGGCTATGCGCGTAATTTCCTAATTCCACAAGGTAAAGCCAAGCCAGCGACAGCGGCTAATATGGCTGAGTTTGAAGCAATTAAAGCGGATTTACAAGCGAAAGAAACAGCGACTATCAACGCGGCAACAGAAAAAGCAGCAGCAATGGAAGGCGTGGTGTGCACACTGAAAGTGAATGCCAGTGAGGAAGGTAAGTTGTTCGGTTCTATTACCACAGCAGATATCGTTACTAGCTTGGCAGCATCGGGTCATGAAGTTGAAAAACGCGACATTAATATGTCTGAGGCTATTCATCATATTGGTGAATATGACATTAGTGTTACGCTATACACCGACATTGAAGTTGCGGTTAAAGTGGTAGTTGAGGCTTCTGACGAAGAGCAGTAA
- the rpsF gene encoding 30S ribosomal protein S6: protein MRHYEITLIVHPDQSTQVGPMMDKYKEMITADGGNIHREEDWGRKHLAYPINKIYKAHYVMLNIECGQETLDKLNYNFRFNDAILRNLIISKKEAITGTSIMMTAKDADKERKERRK, encoded by the coding sequence ATGAGACACTATGAGATTACACTGATTGTGCATCCTGACCAATCCACGCAGGTTGGTCCGATGATGGACAAGTACAAAGAAATGATTACGGCTGACGGCGGTAATATTCATCGTGAAGAAGACTGGGGGCGTAAGCACCTGGCTTATCCAATCAATAAAATTTACAAAGCGCACTATGTGATGTTGAACATCGAATGTGGTCAAGAAACGCTTGATAAGTTGAATTATAATTTCCGTTTTAATGATGCTATTCTTAGAAATTTAATCATTTCTAAAAAAGAGGCGATTACTGGCACTTCAATTATGATGACGGCTAAAGATGCTGATAAAGAAAGAAAAGAGAGAAGGAAATAG